In Chloroflexota bacterium, the following are encoded in one genomic region:
- the nuoI gene encoding NADH-quinone oxidoreductase subunit NuoI produces the protein MSVFEDISAIFKGYWTTFSQMLEKPVTIQYPEERRPVRPRFRGRHVLKRYDNGLERCIGCALCAAACPSGAIFVEAAENTDEERYSPGERYARVYEINMSRCIFCGYCMDACPTQAIVLEHDYELSFTDRRQAIYTKEMLLDPVPPGGKPTPQKTEGGVDMPPVPQVVVKRE, from the coding sequence ATGTCTGTTTTTGAAGACATTTCGGCGATTTTCAAAGGTTATTGGACGACCTTTAGCCAGATGCTGGAAAAGCCGGTCACCATCCAGTATCCGGAAGAGCGGCGCCCAGTGCGGCCGCGTTTCCGTGGGCGGCACGTGCTGAAACGCTACGATAACGGGCTGGAGCGGTGCATTGGCTGTGCGCTGTGTGCGGCGGCCTGCCCTTCGGGCGCCATTTTTGTGGAAGCCGCCGAGAACACCGACGAGGAACGCTACTCGCCCGGTGAGCGTTATGCGCGGGTGTATGAAATTAACATGTCGCGCTGCATTTTCTGCGGCTATTGCATGGATGCCTGCCCGACGCAGGCGATCGTGCTGGAGCACGATTACGAATTGAGCTTCACCGACCGGCGGCAGGCGATTTACACCAAAGAGATGCTTCTCGACCCGGTGCCGCCGGGTGGCAAGCCGACCCCCCAGAAGACCGAGGGCGGCGTGGATATGCCCCCTGTGCCCCAAGTTGTGGTGAAGCGAGAATGA
- the nuoH gene encoding NADH-quinone oxidoreductase subunit NuoH — protein MTASMFGIWAIKAVILILILLTGFAYATYYERKAIARIQARIGPNRAGPWGLLQPVADGVKLIFKEEFIPAKADKVLFTLAPIITVIPAFLIGAVIPWGGEVPFFGRTAHLYLADINVATLYIVAVGSLAVYGIVLAGWSSNNKYSLLGGLRSAAQMVSYELALGLALVGPILLAGSMSLVKIVEAQKHVWYILYQPLGFVIFVIAAFAEINRSPFDLPEAEQELTGGYHTEYSGMRFALFFMAEYIKVVAMSAIIAALFLGGYYGPGVEAFPWLGPVYMFLKILALVFFAIWTRATLPRLRYDRLMAFGWKVLFPLALLNVFLTAIGIVVLGG, from the coding sequence ATGACCGCATCCATGTTCGGCATTTGGGCCATCAAGGCCGTGATACTCATCCTCATCCTGCTGACGGGCTTTGCCTATGCCACGTATTATGAGCGGAAGGCAATCGCCCGCATTCAAGCGCGCATTGGTCCTAATCGCGCAGGCCCGTGGGGCTTGCTTCAGCCGGTGGCCGACGGTGTGAAACTCATCTTCAAGGAAGAGTTCATCCCGGCCAAGGCCGACAAGGTGCTCTTCACGCTGGCCCCCATTATCACCGTCATCCCGGCCTTTCTCATCGGCGCGGTGATTCCGTGGGGTGGGGAAGTGCCCTTCTTTGGACGGACGGCGCATCTCTACCTGGCCGACATCAACGTGGCAACCCTTTACATTGTGGCTGTGGGGTCGCTGGCTGTGTATGGCATTGTGTTGGCGGGCTGGTCTTCCAACAACAAATATTCGTTGCTGGGTGGCTTGCGTTCCGCAGCCCAGATGGTGAGTTACGAACTGGCGCTGGGGCTGGCGCTGGTGGGGCCGATTCTGTTGGCCGGTTCGATGAGCCTGGTCAAAATTGTGGAAGCCCAAAAGCATGTGTGGTACATCCTTTACCAGCCGCTGGGTTTTGTGATTTTCGTGATTGCGGCGTTTGCGGAAATCAACCGCTCGCCGTTTGACCTGCCTGAAGCCGAGCAAGAACTGACCGGCGGCTATCACACCGAATATAGCGGTATGCGGTTTGCCCTCTTTTTCATGGCCGAGTACATTAAAGTGGTCGCGATGAGTGCCATCATTGCGGCGCTGTTCCTCGGTGGCTATTACGGCCCGGGTGTAGAGGCCTTCCCCTGGCTGGGGCCGGTGTACATGTTCCTCAAGATTTTGGCGCTGGTCTTCTTCGCTATTTGGACGCGTGCAACCTTGCCTCGCCTGCGCTACGACCGCCTGATGGCCTTCGGGTGGAAGGTGCTCTTCCCGCTGGCGTTGCTCAATGTGTTCCTCACTGCCATAGGCATTGTGGTGTTGGGCGGTTAG
- the nuoG gene encoding NADH dehydrogenase (quinone) subunit G: MTDSVTLTIDGQQITVPAGLTVVDAARRAGIEIPVFCYHPKMEPVGMCRMCLVEIGRPMRDRATGEFLHEEDGSIKIQWGRKLETACTARVMEGMVVRTTTDKVSEARKAVLEFLLTSHPLDCPICDKGGECSLQNLTMAYGPETSRFYYEDKERAPKHVPLGDLIILDRERCIKCSRCIRFQSEVVDDPVLTFYQRGHHTDVATFSDPPFDSYWSGNTTDICPVGALTTVDFRFGARPWEMRPAASICTLCPVGCNLTFDVRREAASGGKMVIKRVLPRQNEQVNEIWICDKGRFAGYHFAESAERLTQPLVRKNDELVPASWDEALRAASHGLEAARGKFLALASGRLSNEDLFNLARLTDALGGVKALDSFIAGGDLTAQFGLGEGSNLADLGPGDTIVVVASDLEEEAPLWWLRVKQAAERGATLIVANPRFTKTERYAKFALRYRYGREAEIVLGLADQGCNCGGEAVKAVAEADRLVVFYGQEGIGLRASRALAHAVAHLLVKTGHAGKPGSGMVGVWPRANDQGAWDMGFRPQDDLAAALKAAKAVVVAGADPAGDDPALAAALDEADFVVVQELFLTETARKADVVFPVLAYTERGGTYTNGELRVQRFYPAVPAPAGLLADFAVTARVGERLGVVLEARSPAAIMHQIAETVPTYASVTYEKLAEVREQYPLIRRTDLYYGGTAYENTRGLGVALKPAGREGETPSLEAPAAPEAPSAALLAVPVTRLYDRGALVGRSGTLEPRLPQGAFVVLHPEEAARRGLADGAQAALKVAAGTYAVTVRLDRQAPEGVVLVPRSMGVPVAEIASCELGTAN, from the coding sequence ATGACGGATTCGGTAACTCTGACCATTGACGGCCAACAAATTACCGTCCCTGCAGGGCTCACGGTGGTCGATGCTGCCCGCCGCGCCGGCATTGAAATTCCGGTGTTTTGCTACCATCCGAAGATGGAGCCGGTGGGGATGTGCCGCATGTGCCTGGTGGAAATTGGGCGGCCGATGCGCGATCGCGCCACCGGTGAGTTCCTGCATGAAGAGGATGGCTCTATCAAAATTCAGTGGGGGCGCAAACTGGAAACCGCCTGCACCGCGCGGGTCATGGAAGGCATGGTGGTGCGCACCACCACCGACAAGGTTTCCGAAGCGCGCAAGGCTGTGCTGGAATTCCTGCTGACCTCGCACCCGTTGGATTGCCCCATCTGCGACAAGGGCGGCGAGTGCTCGCTGCAAAACCTGACGATGGCCTACGGGCCGGAAACCAGCCGCTTTTACTACGAAGACAAAGAGCGCGCGCCCAAGCATGTGCCGCTGGGCGACCTCATCATCCTCGACCGGGAACGCTGCATCAAGTGCTCCCGCTGCATCCGCTTCCAGAGCGAAGTGGTGGACGACCCCGTGCTCACTTTCTACCAGCGCGGTCACCACACCGATGTGGCTACCTTCTCCGACCCGCCCTTCGATTCCTATTGGTCGGGCAACACCACCGACATTTGCCCGGTGGGCGCGCTGACCACGGTGGACTTCCGCTTTGGCGCCCGCCCGTGGGAAATGCGCCCCGCGGCTTCGATCTGCACCCTTTGCCCGGTTGGCTGCAACTTGACCTTCGATGTCCGTCGCGAAGCCGCCTCGGGTGGCAAGATGGTCATCAAACGGGTGCTGCCCCGGCAAAACGAGCAGGTCAACGAAATCTGGATTTGCGACAAAGGCCGCTTTGCCGGTTATCATTTTGCCGAGAGCGCCGAGCGCCTGACCCAGCCGCTGGTGCGCAAAAATGATGAACTGGTGCCCGCTTCGTGGGACGAAGCGTTGCGCGCGGCCTCTCACGGCCTGGAGGCCGCCCGGGGGAAGTTCCTTGCCCTTGCCAGCGGCCGGCTGAGCAACGAAGATTTGTTCAACCTGGCGCGCCTTACCGACGCGTTGGGCGGCGTCAAGGCGCTGGATTCGTTTATAGCGGGCGGCGACCTGACCGCGCAGTTTGGCCTGGGCGAAGGCAGCAATCTCGCCGACCTTGGCCCTGGCGATACCATCGTGGTGGTGGCTTCTGACCTTGAGGAAGAGGCGCCGCTGTGGTGGCTGCGGGTGAAACAGGCGGCTGAGCGCGGCGCGACGCTCATCGTTGCCAACCCCCGCTTTACCAAAACCGAACGCTACGCGAAGTTTGCCCTGCGCTACCGCTACGGGCGGGAAGCCGAAATTGTGCTCGGGCTGGCAGACCAGGGTTGCAATTGCGGCGGCGAGGCCGTCAAAGCCGTTGCTGAGGCGGACAGGCTGGTGGTGTTCTACGGGCAGGAAGGCATAGGGCTGCGGGCTTCGCGTGCTTTAGCGCATGCGGTGGCTCACCTGCTGGTCAAAACCGGCCATGCAGGAAAACCTGGCAGCGGCATGGTGGGTGTGTGGCCGCGTGCCAACGACCAGGGCGCCTGGGATATGGGCTTCCGCCCGCAGGATGATCTGGCCGCAGCCCTCAAAGCGGCGAAGGCCGTGGTGGTGGCTGGCGCTGACCCCGCAGGCGACGACCCCGCCCTGGCAGCCGCCCTGGACGAAGCCGATTTCGTCGTCGTGCAAGAGCTTTTCCTCACCGAAACGGCCCGCAAAGCCGATGTGGTCTTCCCGGTGCTGGCTTACACCGAGCGCGGCGGCACCTACACCAACGGCGAACTGCGCGTCCAGCGTTTTTACCCGGCAGTGCCTGCGCCCGCGGGCCTTTTGGCCGATTTCGCCGTGACCGCCAGGGTCGGCGAGCGCCTGGGCGTGGTGCTGGAAGCCCGGTCGCCAGCGGCCATCATGCACCAGATTGCCGAAACCGTGCCGACTTACGCGAGCGTAACTTACGAGAAACTCGCCGAAGTGCGCGAACAATATCCGCTCATTCGCCGCACCGATTTGTATTACGGCGGTACGGCTTATGAAAACACCCGGGGGCTGGGGGTGGCGCTGAAACCTGCCGGGCGGGAAGGCGAAACACCATCTCTTGAAGCGCCAGCGGCCCCCGAGGCGCCGAGTGCGGCCCTGCTGGCGGTGCCCGTAACGCGGCTTTATGACCGTGGGGCGCTGGTAGGCCGGTCGGGCACGCTGGAGCCACGGCTGCCCCAGGGTGCGTTTGTGGTGCTGCACCCCGAAGAGGCTGCCCGCCGCGGCCTGGCCGACGGCGCGCAGGCTGCCCTCAAAGTTGCCGCGGGCACGTACGCGGTGACGGTGCGTCTCGATCGTCAGGCGCCGGAAGGCGTGGTGTTGGTGCCACGCTCGATGGGCGTACCGGTGGCGGAGATCGCGAGTTGCGAATTAGGAACTGCGAATTAG